One genomic segment of Acinetobacter oleivorans DR1 includes these proteins:
- a CDS encoding GspE/PulE family protein, translating into MNAHVQIDTYWCLEQLLQEGRITERDKLLVQSSHRQKDQLKWHPLQWIAHFNLKDQQHTHAHLSLNRLCLWFADQVQLPLFVIDPLKADVSALTQVMSQEFAIRNHILAVEIHADRIVIGTDQPFQTDWLNNLERSLSPKKIERVLLNPEQLQRYLREYYQVSRAVNSAQKDAAHERDTKNVEALLQLGDSQNPDANDQHIVKLVDWILQFAFEQSASDIHMEPRKDNGKVRFRIDGVLHTIYNMPSNTLTAVISRIKILGRLNVAEKRKPQDGRLKTRTPKGQETELRLSTLPTAFGEKLVMRIFDPDVLVRSFHQLGFEQSLLQQWQQLTKNSHGIILVTGPTGSGKTTTLYSSLKQLATDQVNVCTIEDPIEMLEPSFNQMQVNNAIELGFADGVRALMRQDPDIIMIGEIRDQDTANMAIQAALTGHLVLSTLHTNDAPSSLTRLHDLGVQRFLTAATILGVLAQRLVRQLCPHCKQQTHINEDEWQHLTFDYIMEMPEKVYQAVGCEQCRHTGYKGRVGIYEFMPVSLELKHLISSHMTLNDLRTQTKKEGIEPLRIAGARKVIDGLTTLEEVLRVVPLN; encoded by the coding sequence ATGAATGCACATGTACAAATAGATACGTATTGGTGTCTAGAACAACTATTACAAGAAGGTCGGATTACAGAACGAGATAAATTACTGGTACAGTCAAGTCACCGCCAAAAAGACCAGTTAAAGTGGCATCCATTACAGTGGATTGCACATTTTAATTTAAAGGATCAGCAGCACACACACGCTCATTTAAGTTTAAACCGCTTGTGTTTATGGTTTGCAGATCAGGTTCAGCTCCCTTTATTTGTGATTGATCCTTTAAAGGCAGATGTTAGCGCTTTAACGCAGGTAATGTCACAAGAGTTTGCCATTCGCAATCATATTTTAGCTGTGGAAATTCATGCCGATCGAATCGTGATTGGAACAGATCAACCATTTCAAACAGATTGGCTAAACAATTTAGAGCGGAGTCTGTCGCCTAAAAAAATTGAACGAGTATTACTTAATCCTGAACAGTTGCAACGCTATTTACGTGAATATTATCAGGTCAGTCGTGCAGTAAATTCCGCTCAAAAAGATGCAGCTCATGAACGTGACACTAAAAATGTTGAAGCGCTTTTGCAACTTGGCGATAGTCAGAATCCAGATGCGAATGATCAGCATATTGTGAAATTGGTTGACTGGATTTTACAGTTTGCATTCGAGCAGAGTGCCAGTGATATTCACATGGAACCGCGTAAAGACAATGGTAAAGTCAGGTTTCGTATTGATGGTGTGTTGCACACCATTTATAACATGCCATCAAATACGCTGACTGCCGTAATTTCCCGAATTAAAATTTTAGGGCGTTTAAATGTAGCGGAAAAACGTAAACCGCAAGATGGTCGATTAAAAACACGGACACCTAAAGGTCAAGAAACTGAACTCCGTTTATCAACCTTACCAACAGCGTTTGGTGAGAAACTGGTCATGCGTATTTTTGATCCCGATGTGTTGGTACGTTCTTTTCATCAACTTGGTTTTGAACAGAGTTTATTACAACAGTGGCAGCAATTAACAAAAAATAGCCATGGGATTATTTTGGTCACTGGCCCCACAGGTTCAGGTAAAACCACAACGTTATATTCATCTTTAAAGCAACTCGCAACAGATCAGGTTAATGTCTGTACCATTGAAGATCCGATTGAAATGCTAGAGCCTAGTTTTAACCAAATGCAGGTCAATAACGCAATTGAATTAGGTTTTGCAGATGGTGTTCGTGCACTTATGCGACAAGATCCAGATATTATTATGATTGGGGAAATTCGCGATCAAGATACAGCAAATATGGCCATTCAGGCGGCACTTACAGGTCATTTGGTGTTATCAACTTTACACACCAATGATGCGCCGTCCAGTTTGACTCGCTTGCATGATTTAGGTGTGCAGCGATTTTTAACAGCAGCAACTATTTTAGGTGTACTGGCTCAGCGTTTAGTGCGACAACTTTGTCCACACTGCAAACAGCAAACTCATATTAATGAGGATGAATGGCAACATTTAACATTCGACTACATTATGGAAATGCCAGAAAAAGTTTATCAGGCAGTAGGGTGTGAACAATGTCGTCATACAGGCTATAAAGGGCGAGTCGGTATTTATGAATTTATGCCAGTCAGTCTTGAGCTTAAGCATCTTATTAGTAGCCATATGACCTTAAATGATTTGAGAACGCAAACTAAAAAAGAAGGTATAGAACCTTTAAGAATTGCAGGTGCTCGTAAGGTAATTGATGGTCTTACAACATTAGAAGAGGTATTACGGGTTGTGCCATTAAATTAA
- a CDS encoding NirD/YgiW/YdeI family stress tolerance protein — MKMLKAILMTTGLTVTGVAMANTPVNQAAIAPATLTTVKHALTAKDNTPVKLHGQVVKSLGDEKYQFRDKTGSITVDVDDELWQGRPISANTNVTLIGEVDIDYKPLKRVEIEVDQVQF, encoded by the coding sequence ATGAAAATGCTTAAAGCGATACTAATGACTACGGGTCTAACTGTTACTGGCGTAGCTATGGCAAATACACCTGTGAATCAGGCAGCAATTGCACCAGCAACTCTGACAACTGTTAAGCATGCATTAACGGCAAAAGATAATACACCAGTCAAATTACATGGGCAGGTTGTAAAATCTTTAGGTGATGAAAAATATCAATTTCGTGACAAGACAGGTAGCATTACAGTGGATGTAGATGATGAGCTTTGGCAGGGTCGTCCTATTTCAGCAAATACAAATGTCACTCTAATTGGTGAAGTAGACATCGACTATAAACCTTTAAAACGTGTAGAAATTGAGGTTGATCAAGTTCAGTTTTAA
- a CDS encoding sensor histidine kinase: MKSNRSSLQSQLVKTTMWSSVVVGLVALSLLTIFSVYHNMSVQDEIMDEISDTLLVSDLSKHSMKQFDQLSDEFDIQYELLSSGQLLTHSHSYQHELFEQGKLSEGFSYFWFDGQLWRSLAAQQEDSQLEVEVFQPMSTRIEEVLKALAGYSGLMVLFWLLQWVIVSWRTEQQLAALNLLSRRIAQKTASNLDPIQDPDVITEIQPVIDALNQLLARLQRALVAEQRFTADASHELRSPLSAIQMRLQVLQRKYQHVPELHQDFERIQEDVSRSTKVLENLLLLARLEPNEAEQPQLPKTVIDLNYLLARVIETVTLDANAKQMLIETNTLSTETKTFANEELLFIAFRNLFDNAIRYSPNLGSIHVEISQDEQQIKVAIEDTGNGVDDEVLQRLGQRFFRVLGTQQQGSGLGISITRKIIELHNGELRFMHAKQGGLRVEVNLPL; this comes from the coding sequence ATGAAATCGAATCGCTCATCTTTGCAGTCACAACTGGTTAAAACCACCATGTGGAGTAGTGTGGTGGTGGGCTTGGTGGCTTTAAGCTTACTTACCATATTTTCTGTTTATCACAACATGTCAGTGCAAGATGAAATCATGGATGAAATTTCAGATACTTTGCTAGTTTCTGACCTTTCTAAACATTCTATGAAGCAGTTTGATCAGCTCAGTGATGAATTTGATATTCAGTATGAGTTATTAAGCTCTGGGCAATTACTTACTCATTCTCATAGTTATCAACATGAACTTTTTGAACAAGGAAAATTATCTGAAGGTTTTTCATATTTTTGGTTTGATGGTCAATTATGGCGTAGTCTGGCTGCACAACAAGAAGACTCTCAACTAGAAGTTGAAGTCTTTCAGCCAATGAGTACACGTATTGAAGAAGTACTCAAAGCACTTGCAGGCTATAGTGGTCTTATGGTGTTGTTCTGGTTGCTGCAATGGGTCATTGTAAGTTGGCGTACGGAGCAACAATTGGCTGCGCTAAATTTACTTTCTAGACGTATTGCCCAAAAAACAGCTTCAAATTTAGACCCAATTCAAGACCCAGATGTCATTACCGAAATTCAACCCGTGATTGATGCTTTAAACCAATTACTTGCAAGATTGCAAAGGGCATTAGTGGCTGAGCAGCGTTTTACAGCGGATGCTTCCCATGAGCTACGTTCTCCATTATCTGCCATACAAATGCGCCTTCAAGTTTTACAGCGTAAATATCAACATGTTCCAGAACTTCATCAGGACTTTGAGCGCATACAAGAGGACGTTTCAAGAAGTACAAAAGTACTTGAAAACTTACTCCTTCTGGCTCGCCTAGAACCCAATGAAGCAGAGCAGCCACAACTTCCAAAAACAGTTATCGATTTAAATTACTTATTGGCTAGAGTCATTGAAACTGTAACTTTAGATGCGAATGCTAAACAGATGTTGATAGAGACAAATACCTTATCGACAGAAACTAAAACCTTTGCGAATGAAGAATTACTGTTTATTGCTTTTAGAAATTTATTTGATAATGCCATTCGTTATAGTCCGAATTTAGGTTCTATTCATGTTGAGATTAGTCAGGACGAACAGCAAATTAAGGTCGCTATAGAAGATACAGGAAATGGTGTAGATGATGAGGTATTGCAACGTTTAGGACAGCGGTTTTTTCGAGTATTAGGTACTCAGCAGCAAGGTTCAGGATTGGGAATTTCAATTACAAGAAAAATTATTGAATTGCATAATGGTGAATTGCGTTTTATGCATGCTAAACAGGGTGGTTTGAGGGTAGAAGTTAATCTTCCATTATAA
- the hemP gene encoding hemin uptake protein HemP has translation MNAPFSLFTRNNETAHALPMLHSNNLFALGREIRIMHAGEEYRLRLTRNNRLILTK, from the coding sequence ATGAACGCACCTTTTAGCTTATTTACTCGTAACAATGAAACAGCTCATGCCTTACCAATGTTACATTCTAACAACCTCTTTGCATTAGGCCGTGAAATCCGCATTATGCATGCTGGCGAGGAATATCGTTTACGCCTCACTCGCAATAATCGCCTAATTTTAACTAAATAA
- a CDS encoding NUDIX domain-containing protein: MPKPIVDVAIAILIHRGKILVGWREEQQHQGGKHEFPGGKVEQGETPEEACRREIYEEVGIGLKDWHQFDYIHHEYDDIIVNLHLFHSYVPDELLNLIHQPWAWYTREQLLHLNFPKANKDIIKRLYWPHFIKISPTLTPVENDDTLVYWRSEKDSFDQADLEKLALLDTDQLSKLIVNIDVWHKLKPELKTHIKTVHLKQSQLMSLHKGDLEVGVRFIAACHDAVSLQHAQQIGCDAVFISPVKVTETHPDASALGWDRLNDLIEKCQIPVFALGGMSPDDLVTAQQHGAYGLAGIRNF, from the coding sequence ATGCCCAAACCAATCGTCGATGTCGCTATAGCAATCTTGATCCATCGTGGAAAAATACTAGTTGGATGGCGCGAAGAGCAGCAGCATCAAGGTGGAAAGCATGAGTTTCCGGGCGGGAAAGTTGAGCAGGGTGAAACACCCGAAGAAGCCTGTCGCCGTGAAATCTATGAAGAAGTGGGTATTGGTTTAAAAGATTGGCATCAATTTGATTATATTCACCATGAATATGACGACATTATTGTCAATTTACATTTATTCCATAGTTATGTGCCTGATGAACTATTAAATCTTATTCATCAACCATGGGCATGGTACACACGTGAACAATTACTTCACTTAAACTTTCCAAAAGCGAATAAAGACATCATAAAAAGATTGTATTGGCCGCATTTTATTAAAATTAGCCCTACGCTGACACCAGTCGAAAATGATGACACTTTAGTGTATTGGCGTAGTGAAAAAGATAGTTTTGATCAGGCAGATCTAGAAAAGTTAGCTCTTTTAGATACCGATCAGCTTTCAAAATTAATCGTGAATATCGATGTTTGGCACAAGTTAAAACCTGAGTTAAAAACTCATATAAAAACAGTACATCTTAAGCAATCCCAATTAATGAGTTTGCATAAAGGCGACTTGGAAGTGGGAGTGCGTTTTATTGCTGCTTGCCACGATGCAGTTTCTTTACAACATGCTCAGCAAATTGGCTGCGATGCTGTTTTTATAAGTCCTGTCAAAGTAACAGAGACCCATCCAGATGCGAGCGCATTAGGGTGGGATCGTTTAAATGACTTGATTGAGAAATGCCAGATTCCCGTATTCGCTTTGGGAGGCATGAGTCCTGATGATTTAGTCACAGCACAGCAACACGGTGCTTATGGCTTGGCGGGTATTCGTAATTTTTAA
- a CDS encoding response regulator transcription factor encodes MRILLAEDDRSQAESIQSWLELDGYQVDWVERGDYALTAIEQHDYDCILLDRGLPQLAGEKVLTTIRYKQKNVPVIFITARDSIHDRVEGLDLGANDYLVKPFSLEELSARIRAQLRKQTLSQQSILTWGDLQLDTQAKVVLSAGKSIDLTAKEFQILRKLMVHPEHIITRDQLEEALYAWGEEIESNAIEVFIYQLRKKIGSSCIKTIRGLGYRMGDLK; translated from the coding sequence ATGAGAATTTTGCTTGCAGAAGATGATCGCTCTCAAGCTGAAAGTATTCAATCATGGTTAGAGTTAGATGGTTATCAGGTCGATTGGGTGGAAAGAGGTGATTATGCGCTTACGGCAATCGAACAGCATGACTATGACTGTATTTTACTTGATCGGGGACTGCCGCAATTAGCGGGTGAGAAAGTTCTAACAACGATCCGTTATAAACAAAAAAATGTTCCTGTTATTTTTATTACCGCACGTGACAGCATTCATGATCGAGTAGAAGGACTAGATTTAGGCGCAAATGATTATTTGGTTAAGCCTTTTAGTTTAGAAGAACTCTCTGCCCGAATTCGCGCTCAATTGCGTAAACAAACGTTAAGTCAACAATCGATTTTAACGTGGGGTGATTTGCAACTTGATACACAAGCGAAAGTTGTATTAAGTGCTGGCAAGTCTATTGATTTAACGGCAAAAGAATTCCAAATATTGCGTAAGCTGATGGTTCATCCAGAACATATTATTACCCGTGATCAATTAGAAGAAGCACTCTATGCATGGGGTGAGGAAATTGAAAGTAACGCCATCGAAGTATTTATTTATCAGCTTCGAAAAAAAATTGGAAGTAGCTGCATTAAAACCATACGGGGATTAGGCTACCGTATGGGAGATTTAAAATGA